A segment of the Calonectris borealis chromosome 2, bCalBor7.hap1.2, whole genome shotgun sequence genome:
GAAGGGCCAGCAGGTGCCAAGCAGATCAGTGAATAGCTAAGATTTCCAGTACACTTCAACAAGTGAGCATCAGGGAAATTGTCCTgatgaaacttctgaaaatatCAACTTGTGAAACCCCTGGTCATTCCACCAGGCAAGACTATTTGCACTCGAGCTGtatgaaaaaatagcaaaagttTAAATGGATTTCTTAAAAGAGAGCCCTTCCTCTGTACCCTGCTCTTGCACATCAGCACAAGGCTCCTGTTTAGGATGCCCTCTTGTTTAGAAATGTGTTTTGAAGATACATTGACTTGATATTCATATTCTTCATCCCACAACATGGCACATCTTGCACTATAGCACTGTAGCCTGGGAAACTCCCATTAACACAAAGCAGGGATCAGCTTTCTGATTCAGTAGTTGTGCAGTTGACGTACAGTTACACCCTTTGAgagatttcttcagaaaaatgacAAGTTTCGGCTAAAGTGCATACAAGCCACACATAACGTCATTACTCATAATGCAGTACTGTGTATCATGGTTGAGAAATTCAGGCCACTCttcatattttttatattagCTGCTACCTGGGAAACTTTAAAAATGCTCACCGCCTGAGTCATTCAAAGGAAAACTGCACCCTTGCATATGTGAAAACAGTGTGCACATTCATTAACAGATAAACTATGTCTCTTCAGATATAGAGATCAGTCCTTTCTCAGAAGTGTTGCACTTCTTAACAGGGCTGAATTTCTCAGGACAAACACTGTCTTTATTAATTACAGTGTCTAAGCCAAAGCATTTAGAAGTAATAGTAAAGTATGATGAATTGTGCCAGTACTGTCAAATTTCACCACACCTTTGCTTTCTGCAGGCGTGGAGCAAAATGCCTCAGTAATATTTACACAGGAACCTCACCACACCCTCTGGCAACTCATAAGGTTTTAAATACTGTTAGAGTATGTCAGCAAAGATTGCTTAGCAAGGGAAGGCTTGCAAACTTACTTGTAGGAGGTACCCAACAGATAGCTATCTATCTactctgtttcaaaataaagtcaCGTGTGTTCTCAACCAAcgctttaaagggaaaaaagataccCAAAGAACTAGTCTCTCTTAAACCTAAAAACTATTTGAGATTTCAGGATGATACTAACTTATCCTACATAAAAATCTGTTATGGCACAACCCAAAATCTGTTATAACCAGTCTAGGTGAAGCAtatacattattattttctttgacaAGGTTAGGAAAAGCTCTCATCATGCTCTCAATTACGCTATGACAGAGGCATCACCCAGAGGAGAGTCCTCCTTAACACAGAAAAGTTCATGTATCTAGTCACTCAGCATCCTTACTATTTCCTCAGTTTCTGTGCCCCTGTCCTCCTTACAGTTTTTTAACTTTAAATCACACAGGGATTTAAAAAACATGACCTCAGACCTccaaaggaattaaaatattctCAGATTTCAATATCCTTCTCCTCCCCATGCTTCTTGTATCTCCTGAAGTCCTTTTAAAGGTTTGGggacttttaaaatcctttcatgTTTAAAATCCACTGGCCTGCTCTGGCTGAGACAAAAATGTGAATAGAGTGCTCTGCTGGCTGGACCAGAAATTCTTCCCTCCCAAGTAAATAAACAGTGCTTATACTGgtaaaaaaatttttgaagatgTCAGGGAAACTGAACAGCTTTCCTTCaaacatcactttttcttttgatcTACCTGAAATATAGAAcatgttaattttgaaataaaacagatttccaAGAGCTATTCAGAGTTGATGATAGCTAAAAATAAGCTACCGATGAACATGAAAACCAGCCATGGAAAGTAGTATCCTAAAATACTGTGTGAAAGCAGAAGCTACCATTTTTCTGTGACGGAAGTCCTTCTCTCAAGACCCTCAAGAGCCGTTACAGAGCACTTTATAACGTTCCATTTAGACATCAAGCATTTCACCTACTCCTGAACCCAGGTGCTAATGAACAGAGCAACACAGTGTAGGAAAGTCACAATGACTTGTGCTAAGTTACACTgaaactggaggaaaacaaaatgcatttatataaCTGAGATCTGGCCAGGGCACTGATGTCCTGCCAGTATTTGTCCTGACCAAATGGAAACATGAATGACCACAGTGAAAGAGCCCACAGGTTTACTTCCCACAGGAAGGATACTATTAATACAAATATAAGTCTTCTAGTGTGCTGCTGTGTTGACTTAGTACAGAGTGGGAGTGAGAGTACCGCTGCTACTGAGTCAGCAGTAGCACCACCCATTGAGCCGTGTCCTCTGGTGGTGCTAATTTAAAAGGATATTGGAAAATGTTATCAATCCATCACGCTGATTTAGCGTATGTTGTCCTTTGAGATGAGTATAATTTTAGTTACTCGGTTACTtcgttatgctttttttttttttggctaatgaTCAGCCATGCCATTCAAGAGGTGTTTTAAAAAGGTAGCTTTAAAACCTTGTACAGAGGCACAAGCCTCTCGTTCAGTCTGACCCAGCATTTCTGTGTAAACAGAACACCTCAGCCACTTCTTGTAAAGCAGCAAGCAGTATTACAAGTTAGCAAATTAAATTCACCCCtgctttaaaaccagaaaatccaCAGTAGTTGCTCTAAGGGATAAAGTCTATCCAGTGTACCTATCAATCGTTCAACAACATGGCTAATTTTCCAAAGATTACTCAGATCATTTAGGCTTTGGAAAATACTTAAGGCCAATGTAAACAGATTACAACTTTCCCAGGCGCAATGGAAGCAATTAATTCTGCAGTGAACACCTCTCCTACACTATGCTGCTCTCTGCAAAACGTAACAGATACATCTAATTACAACTCACATTGAAACATGCTGGTTTTATGTAGCTACAGTTTCAAAAGACCTGAGGGGCAGGAAAACACCATCCAATTAAAGTCGTGTGGTTCCTCACAAGCAGGAAAGCAACTTTAACAAAGCTTTCGGTTCCCAAATTATATTGATGCAGAAGGTTCACCATTGGCAAGGGACCCTTTGCAGCTGCTCCCTCCTATGCCCTACACCAGATTTTGCAGATACTCCCACGGCTCATTCCTCATTACAGGATCCTCTGTGCCAGCCACTGACCTGCAACATAAGTCCACGTTAAACGTGGGCTCACAGACAGCAAGTCAGAAGCAAGCTCCCAGAAGGCAGTTTATGCCGAGGAGATAGACCTTGTGAGTGAGTCTTGCTCCGTGTCGAGGAGGGACAAGCAGCCTCTATCCAGGTTTTCAAGGTAGTATTATCAACAGTGCAGAGAGGTAAAGTGACATAAAGGGCAAGGGTAGGATTACACAGGGTGTTTCAGGTAGGGGCCAGAGTGGGGTTGGACAGCTACAAAAAGGACAACAGAAGAAAGGACAGCATGAGTGCAAGGAAAATCGGGAAGGAGGTATTTTAGTAGCcgtggcaagaaaaaaaagaggatttgacAGAATATCCATTTCTGGAATGGAAAATAAGGAATAGATCTCTGAGGTGCTACCTTGGTCAAACAGCAGCTTTCAGAGTAGCGTGGGGACacagaagtagaagaaaaacGAAGTCTAATCTAAAACCCACACCAGGTTCTAGTGATGCCACCACTGATAATAAAAGCAAGGGTCTGGTGCCTGTTTCTCAACCTTCACTATCTCACAGTGACAACATTTCCCTTGTTGTACAGTCTTAGAATCCTCCAAGATTAACAAAATCCGTGTTTCTAAAACAGAAACCCACCAGGAGTGACAAATACTTTCTCAGTACGAAACGGACAATAGAAAAACTCACACATAAGAAGTCACTGtcttttctctgtctgtctgttcCTCAGAAATAACTTCTATTAGACAAATCATAAAAGAAGTAGGTCAGcaactgcctttttttaaaaccctCCAAACCGCAAAAGAAAGGTTGTTTAAAGTAGTGCAGGTTCAAGTTGTTACTAGCCTGTTGCCACAGAAGTGTTTATAGAAATACTTCTGCAGTCAGTTTTGTAAGGTTCTTGTATGGTATCATTCTCACCATCACTTCACATCCTACTCTGAGATGATTCAGTTCTTCCACAGGGATGTGGCCTTCAGGGCATAACAAATTGCACAGTCTTGAGTCATAAGAACCTTTGCAGAACTGGCCAGACACACTATAAATTCATCCTACCCTTCATGTGAACTGCATAAACCTTGGAGACTCCCAGAGCAGCAGTGTTCCTCCCTGCACAAAACAAGGTACTGTAATGATCTCTAGAcattatttatttcatatattcTTGGATGATGTTGCTTTGTTGACAAATGtatagaaaaaaaggaagcagggaTCTGAACTGGAAACAACAAATGCTTGGGAAAATAACTTACTAAGATGGCACAGGCATGGTCTAGAAGGTGGAAGTCTTAAAAATATACAGGAAGAGCAATCTATTGTACAGAGTTCTATAATTTCTAGACCTCCCTGGCTAGCATACCTATCATAGCAGAGTGAGAACCACTGTGTTTGTTTAAGTCAGCTAATGTGTTCCTGTGCTCTTCAGTTCTTACAAACATTGGGTCAGCTTCTGGTTTGCAAGCTGCTCAGGACACGAACTGTCTTTATTCTAAGGCTACCCTATGCCAATCAGAATAGCTCCTAGTCCCTGCCTAGACCTCTCAGCTAAACCTGCAATGCAAATGACAAATGGCAGCACTTCTGGTCTACTGAATATGGAAACCTTGTCCTGCAGAAGAACTGGGAAGCTAGGATCTGGGCTAGCGCTGTAAGACAGAGTTTCAGGATGGTTTTGAAAGTCAAAAAGGGAATTCAGGATGCTTAGCATGCAATAGTTGGGGTGGTGCTTGCCCAAGCATTGGAAGGAGTATTTTGTCCTGTCCTAAAAGTGTGACTGTCCAAAAAGTTTGACTGTTACTGTTCCCAGAGCATTTGTTCACTACAGTGATGAGCATCAAAAGGCTCTTGCACAAATTGAAGCATAACAGATGTCTCTGACAGTCTCTCAGTATCCTCTAGCCCAGGCACTGGTGAGTAACGTTATCAGCTGTCCTCCAAGATGCTGTAAATGACAGTGCAATAAATGTCCTGgtgaacaaacacaaaacaaggtTGGAGGCTGCTTTTTCCCTAACCCAAATGATAGCTAGCATCCTCAGTGAAACAGGACATGCTACGCTTTATATGACTTTATGATAGTTAATCCTCCTCATTCTTCATATagataaataattttagaaaacttttaaaacacaaaagaaacttcaaaaactgaagagaaacttGCAGACACATAGCAGTCATAATTAATGGTTCACTAGTAgcatcttttctccctttctgtgcAGGTTCAGAACAATGGAAGCTTTGAATAAAGCAAACACAAGCTTTGCTCTCGACTTTTTCAAACATGAGTGTCAGGAAGATGGTGACAAGAATATTTTATTCTCCCCTTCGAGTATTTCATCTGCCCTGGCTACTGTTTATTTGGGAGCCAAAGGTAACACTGCAGATCAGATGGCAAAGGTAAGTCTGGGCTTCAAAAGGTAGCTGTCTGAAAGGGTTGATCTCTTGGAATAACATCCTCTATGCACGAAATTTACTATGATGGAACAGAGGAAAGCCATAAGCAGAAAAATTACTCTAATCTAAACTCTACACACATATATGCCAGCTCCTGTCTCACCCCCGATGTGCACTGCAATGAATAGACCAGTTCTCCACTTGTGCAGGTCAAAGAAATAGTCTACTCTAGTCTCTGGAAACAGGCCCCCAACAAACGAGAGAAGTGGCACTGGTGACATTGTCTCCTTTTAAATCTCACCAGCAGAAATAAAGGATCTTTTTCCCAAAGCTCAGTAACTTGAGCACTCACCAGGGAGTGGAAGACCTGGATTCTCCTTCTACTCGGCCACAGACAATTCCCATTTCACATCTCATCTCTTTGGAAATGACCCCACACAAAAAGACTCTCCCCTATAGCTATTACAAGTTTTGCACTTTGCTAAACATAAATCCACATCCACAAGATCAGAGAAGAAACACGGTGAGACTACAAGCCTTTCTTTGGGGTATGTATTTTATAGGCAAAACCACTTACTGAAATCGCTAAGTCGTATTTGTACAAAGTCCATAGCTTCAGCAGGCGGCAGTGAGAGCAGCCCCAGCGCACAGTTACCTAGCTCCTATAGGTAGGTGAGGCTTGTGAGTTTGCATCTGCTAAGGCAGAAGAAGTTGTCCCACCCTCTAAGGCAGTGATCTAACTCCTGATTCACAGGACAAAAGAGGGCCTGGAGGGTAACAAAGAAAGGAGTGATCTTCTGCtaggaagaagggaaaacaaaaaaaaaggctcagctcttctgaaaaatgtTCCAAGGTTGGATGCACCTCCTTGTAGCCTGGGTAAGGTGCACATGCCCAGAGGGATTTAAGGCATGAAGCTGCCCCCATCATTTTTGTGCTTTCTGACACATAGCAGCGCTCCATTTAGATGTCTGCTTTGATAGCCTCCATCTAGAGATAACTGGCTCTTCCCAGGTATTAACTGGTCAGCCCGGGGCATAACTCAAAGCAGGCAAATTCTTCTAGAAAGGCTGGTTACATGAGAGTTCTGCCCTGCAACCCTCAGCTTAGTGTGCTCATGACATTTTGTAGACACGGGTCTCAAGGCCTAACCAAAGATTTCATATTCAGTCAGGACTGGACACAAGAATAAAATCTGAGTTTGACTCTCTTCATCACCAGTCCCATGACATCACTGAAAGATTTTACTGAAACAGCAAATTTTCTATTGTTGCATTTAGTATTGCTTTTCCACTATAGGTACTCCACTTTAACAAAGCTGAAGGAGCCAGAAATGTCACCACAACCATAAAAATGCAAGTCTATTCCAGAACGGAAGAGTTCCTATCAAATCGATGTGCCTGTTTCCAGAAGGTATCTCACCAAGTCTAGTGATCAAGCTATGGGCATGGTCACATCTTctcttgcttgtttttccttccatatttGCATTTGCCTATGTTTGCCTTCCTCAGATGTAGTGTACACAGATGTAGTGTACAGCATCCTGTGATACCTTCATCTAATGCAATACTTATTATATGCTTCCCCTTTTTAGGCAGAATTGCAAAAACTAACCACAaatttgcaaaatttaaaatttaatgttaCCATTCTCTGTCAATGTACCTCTTGATCTTTTTCCTTTAGCTTTGAGGAGAGATTTCTTTCTCAAATTATTACTGTTCAATAGCTAGCTATTTAGCAAAAACATGCTCTTTGAACAGGCATGGTTCCTACCTCAGAGAGCTAATCACAAGAACAGAGCTGCCCTCCCACACATTTGATTGCAGCATCAAGACAACAAAAAACAGAGTATTAACTTTTCCAGGCTATCTATGCCTTCTAGCCTTCTTCAGaaattagttttcatttcagctgatTAGTTAGCAAAATAAATTGACACGTTGGAATTTCCCAAGGTAGACCAGTTGCTTGCAATAAATCTTAGAGAAGTGGAAATCATTATATTCCTGAGATATTTCTTTGACATTCTGGCAGGCATCTCGTACCAAAGTATACTTAATTTAAGAtagcagaaaaatgcagaaaagcagacGTGATCCCTCTGAGTCAGTAAAGGCAGGTTTTCCTCATTGACAATTCAACCACAGTGGCGTCAAGCTCTTCTCCCTGCTCTTTCCCGTCACTCTTATTCTTTGTGGGAGTGAGCCGTTTCCCTGCAGGCTGCCCACAAAGCCCCAGCAGCCGCCAGTTCTGATGACAGGAACTCGGATCTGCATTCCACAGTCAAATCCCGTGGCGGGAAGATTTATTTTAGGGCCTATGTCAACAACTCATTTGCACTGCATGAACAGGAGAGGGATTGTTCCTCATGAGTAGTACTTGTCTGAATTGTAAGAATTAGAGAGTGCTGTGGGTAGGGCAAAGGGACCGTTGTAACAGTTTAGAAATTTAAGTGTCTGTTCACCCCTCTGATTCTGACGTAATGACAAGATGAATACAGCACAGATTTTTAGTTTACTAACTCACAGCTTCACTTCCTTGAGCTCATTTGAGAGTTTGAGCCCACATTCATTTAATCCTGTTACTTCAAGATAACGAATTTACTGCAATATACTGCAACTActgcaacataaaaaaaattacaaaatattaacATTAAGAGCAAGATTAAGAAATTTAGGGGAAAACTTTCCATGTAACACACTCAACTTTCATAAATTAAATGCGTCACACAGCCAAATCTTCATGTCTTGTTTAACAATTACATTCTGTCTCTCACTCTCTGGATATACTTAGTTTCACAATCTCCACTTAGAAACCCTTAAATGTTTTACATAGTTCAGGCTTTTACCACTTGCATTCTGAGGCGCTTAGAGTGTCTATACCATGTCTGCAACTTTTAATACTTTCAAATGATTCTTTTAATAGCTGTCTGGCTTAGAACACCTCTTGTGTTGCAATACAAGTAACAGATCACCTCAATAGAAATACTTTACATGGAGCTGCGTGAAGGAAGAAATTAGAAATTAACTATTTTACACAACAGacgagtaacttttttttccttttctccaagaCAGAAATTGGCAAATCGGATGATATCCATACTGGGTTTAAAGCACTCAACTTTGAAATCAACCAACCCACTAAAAATTACCTGCTTAAAAGTGTCAACCAGTTATATGGAGAAAAAGCATTGCCTTTCAGTAAGGTAGGTAGGTCATTTATTCAGATTATGTAGTGCCATTTAACCTTTATGATCTATCTATGACAACATACCATAATctatatgctttaaaatattttcattacatctGCAAATCATGTTGTTATCCTTAACATAAGTATTTTCTATGAGACTCTTCCTGAGGCTTTGAACGctaaaattttagttttattgGATGTGTATCTGATTTCAGGGTGATTTGCAGATGTGGTTAGGTGCGTACATTTAAATTGAGTATTTCCACTAAAAATACTTTGTTCCTTTGACAAAATGCTGTGTCTATGTAATTTTAATCATGTTTTCTCTCTATTTGGCTGTAGTTATTTATTAGCATTCATATTGGCAGGCAACAAACATAAGACAGCTGTCTCTCTTGCACTGCAGGAATACTTACAGTTAGCCAAGAAATACTACAATGCAGAGCCACAATCAGTTGACTTTGTGGGAGCAGCAGATGAAACCAGAAGACAGATCAATGCCAGGGTCGAACACCAGACTGAAGGTAagctcctgcctctcctcttcCAATTCAAAAAGAAGCCATTCTGGCACTGAACAAAGTTTCTTTACCCAAGGGGCCCAAAACAGGTAAACAATTCACCTCAGAAAGGTAAACCAGGTCAGTTTTCCTAAAGCAGTCATCCACTGACAAGCACTTACTAAAAGTGTCCTCCATCTGAACATATGAGGAAGGTGGTTTACTCTTCTTTGTAAATCAAGGTTACCCCAGGAATCACTTATTTGCAAATAATCTCAAGCTAGAAGCGTGCTGTGTCAGCATTTACAATTTCCCTGGCTTATATCTGCAGAAATTGTGCCAACACTTACTCCGAAACAGTAAAACTGCACAAATGTGTAAACGTCCTTCTGTTTTCTCTAGGTAAAATCCAAAATCTGCTGCCTCCTGGATCTGTAGATTCGCTCACCAGATTAGTCCTGATAAATGCACTCTACTTCAAAGGAAACTGGGCAACAAAGTTTGAAGCTGAAGCTACCAGGCAAAGGCCTTTCAGAATAAACACGGTATGGGAATATACTGACCTATAACCTAGACTGCAGGcggaaaaagcagtgaaaaagatGAGGGAGAGAAATTCCTGTCAGTCTTTAAATCCACATGAAATCCGGTATGAAAGTTATTTCATTTAGTGCATACAGTATATTTCCTTCACCGTATCTTCAGCACAAAGACTGCGCACACATACTAACACCTGAGCCAAAAGTAAAATTGTCAAAAGCTGACTTGAAACAAGCTTCTGTTCTCTGAAGGCAGGGAAAACAAAGAGGTGAACAAAACTGTACGGGTTAgttctttacattttaatttttaaccacACAACAAATCAGAGCGGAATACAGCTTCCTGTAATAGGTGTCATCCTAGACAGCTTAGACAGATAGCCTGCCTAGCCTCCAAGTGCCTTTCCAGAAGACCAGAGATCCTCTGTAGATCCTGTGTCCTACCACTTAGAGCCATAAGGATGTCTCAGACACACTGGGCAGCTTGTACAGTATATATAACAAACTTCCCCTGTGCTACTTTACCTCAGTCCTGTACTGTTCTGTCAGAGTACAAATGACAAACATCTAATTCGATTTGTTGCAGCATACAACTAAACCAGTGCCAATGATGTACCTGAGTGATACATTTAACTGGACCTACATAGATTCAGTCCAGACTGATGTTCTTGAGCTTCCATACGTCAATAATGACCTCAGCATGTTTATCCTGCTACCAAGTGACATCACCGGCCTACAAAAGGTAAAACAACTGAGAACATAAATCATGTGAAAAAACAAGAGTGtcattatttacttattttatgcATGTGCGAGGTAAAAGTCCAGGTTGCAGTCATGTTTCTAGGAAGGAGGTCATGCATCTAGGAAGGAGGTCATGTTTCTGATCAGGCTcaaggaaaagcaaagcccaaACTTGGTCTAGCACTGTGAACTTGGACGTCTTGGAGCTCAGACTAGATTTCTTACTCTTGGCAGCTGGCACTTCTGTGGTTCCTAATGTCGATCAGTCCTGAAATAGGTAACCCAAACGATACAAGACTGGCTCATCTTCCAGCTGAAcaaaaatgaggacagaaagcCAGCCGTGCTGGGATTCATTGTCTGTACTGATTCAGAAAGATACGATtccattccaaaaaaaaaaaccacaaattggACAGCCTTCATTACTTTCCAGGAAGTCCAGAGCTAATACATATGGACACTGCCACCTTCTGTAAAGAGATGGATCCTGCCTTTGGATAATAAACTCTTATTAAATTCTCATTTACGTTAGGGCGTGTTCTGtaggaaaaaagctcttttcaGTAAATTGTAAAATGTAGGGAAGACAGGAATGTGAACAGCAAATCAACCAGACTATTGTTACTtgacactgatgtttttgttctACAACTATTTAATCCTTCCTGACAACTACTGAGAACAGTTCAAATACTGCATTGACCTACTGTAGAGCAACATACCCCTTTAGTCAAAAAGATCTCCAAATTGGTCTTTCACTACTGTTTTTTTGTACTCTTACAAGAGCTTGAAAAGTTCtccatttaagaaaagaaaagaaatagcccTTAGGGCATAGGTTTTTGAGCGCTctgtaattttctgtttctctttttactAACTGCAGCTAGAAAGAGAATTGACTTTTGAAAACTTGTCTGCATGGACCAGCCCAGAATtaatggagaaaatgaaaatggaggTTTATCTACCCAGGTTCACATTAGAAGAGAAATATGACCTCAAATCTACTTTAAGCAGTATGGGGATACAAGATGCCTTCACTGAAGGTCAAGCTGATTTCACAGGAATGTCAGAGAATGGCGAGCTGGTTTTGTCACAAGTTTTTCACAAGTGTTATctggaagtcagtgaagaaggcacagaggcagcagctgccagtTCAGCAGCACTGGCATCACG
Coding sequences within it:
- the LOC142079051 gene encoding serpin B10-like, producing MEALNKANTSFALDFFKHECQEDGDKNILFSPSSISSALATVYLGAKGNTADQMAKVLHFNKAEGARNVTTTIKMQVYSRTEEFLSNRCACFQKTEIGKSDDIHTGFKALNFEINQPTKNYLLKSVNQLYGEKALPFSKEYLQLAKKYYNAEPQSVDFVGAADETRRQINARVEHQTEGKIQNLLPPGSVDSLTRLVLINALYFKGNWATKFEAEATRQRPFRINTHTTKPVPMMYLSDTFNWTYIDSVQTDVLELPYVNNDLSMFILLPSDITGLQKLERELTFENLSAWTSPELMEKMKMEVYLPRFTLEEKYDLKSTLSSMGIQDAFTEGQADFTGMSENGELVLSQVFHKCYLEVSEEGTEAAAASSAALASRSLGATVIFVADHPFLFFIRHNKTKSILFLGRFSSP